The Microbacterium sp. KUDC0406 genome includes a window with the following:
- a CDS encoding Ig-like domain-containing protein produces the protein MGGRAWGRRIGAWGARTPTSIAGEPVMKALSWVRTRPKTLASAAAVTVGVVTITTLAMAYDGNPTTEVDLNDGGVWITKASDLLVGHFNNESTLLDGGLRTTGQDFDILQDESTIMVVNQDDSTLTPVDPATVSLGDATSIPAGAKVALREQTTAILDPASGDLWVVPPQNLGGFEFAGADPVAELGKNADVAVGDDGTVYAVSPSKSAIYTIPVTPQGDPEEPTSAAVEGLKTGSKASITTVGETPVVLDPAQGVVMTPDGLRTEIGDADSAVLQQVSGETDAVVVATASELVRVPLDGGEADVTSTRSHGVPAAPVQVLGCTYGAWGGSGAFVRDCAGDGADLAERIPGLKPSGTLEFRVNRDVVVLNDVVGGMAWIATESLQQVDNWNDITPPEGETEDEEDTTEETVETSLPERSEQNTKPVAEDDEFGVRPGGTTFLPVLDNDTDADGDVLVASLSSKQPSIGEVQPINNGSALQIAVPEDASGSASFEYEIDDGRKGTDTAKVSVSVHDWSVNGAPKPKRKSSLAVEAGGTVSYNVLPDWIDPDGDDLYLKDVVAANGDEVDFTTDGQITYRAVSSPPGRHEVQVVVADGSGELATGAIQLDVRPVGSTLPKTNADHVVTTVGQQVTVSPLANDTSSSKEPLRFASVDDVEGATVTPDYPNKTFTFKTDKPGTYYVQYLVTAGVPSAAGLVRIDVQEGKDEDLAPIAVRDVALLPTGGEVLVGVLNNDTDPAGGLLVVQSVSVEPGSGVSVSVLNHETLRIGDQGGLEDQVRITYRISNGKKTAEGDVIVIPIPAPDKLLPPVANDDTAVVRAGDVVTIPVLDNDTHPNDLSMHVQPELVEPFIDPEDGEAFVSQDKVRFRAGPEAKTVYATYNVVDENGQVDAGYITIQILAVDAEKNAAPRPRDVTARTLSGTTTNIAIPLDGIDQDGDSVELLGLDSNPKKGLVTVEQDYLVYEAFEDSTGTDTFTYKVRDNLGKEGIATVHVGIAPGEEVNQAPYAVKDAVVVRPGREVAVPVLANDSDPEGDQISLVKKGIKLPGDVPGLDGRVSGDRVLVQAPDSEIETSLRYTIVDERGAEASAVLQITVDKDVPLLFPIARDDRVKSEDVKDGTTVDIDVLANDEDPDGTTDALKLVVENGGTVLPDRKVRVKVGDERQLLRYTITDQDDQESSAFIYVPALDDLRPVVKPGKAIEVVSGETVEVPLADYVTVAGGGSVVITEAEKVSAAHANGDSLVKDERTLVYTSAQGYFGADALSFEVTDGTGPDDPKGRKATLSIPITVLPPANQQPSFTRGQVNVAPGEKAVSLNLAELTDDPDPEDKGKHTFTYVNGATDGISARVDGDQLFVEASSNTKKGTAATLRLRISDGETEPVEGTVDVTVTASTRELPTANTDTFPESNQGETITVSPLDNDVNPFQGEGDLRLISAERQSGDGEVTVAGDQVKITPGAKFVGTLTVRYRIGDVTEDPDREVDGLIVLTVQGKPDAPGKPTVSSVQDRTVVLSWSPPANNGAEITGYTVRSVQGASYEKQCSSTTCTLDGLTNNVKYLFQVTATNRVGESDPSPSSAEARPDARPDTPAAPTLTYGDKQLEISWKTPSTPGSPVEYYTLELSGGIGAGTKTNITGNSYTWTGLENGSSYTARVQAHNLAPDPSSWSGASLPEIPSGPPLAPAAPTTSELAAVGDRAQMEVTWKAPDDNGDSIDGYQVQVIRGSSVVQTIAVAAGKTSQAVVVDTSTTAYTYKVRAQNRSDWGDWSPASAARRAAIKPGTPGTPSVTAGDQKLTVTASSYTLAESDMNGASKSEMTYQYSLNGGGWKSDWNGTTISGVKNNTEYKVRIRAVASVSGKDYISDASGSSAGRTPFGKPPAPTVSAKNNGQSITFSWHDNGTNGAAITTQINVDGNGWKNASNNGSTTVGNGYSQNHKISVRTHNKAGYSDPASKSASTSAPPSPRVWVTEGPLDPQACVNGCADFKVNWENLNIGSKKVKCYSSAYPGGVSSYTYDVNFNGSGSKVISCHQGRDGVDVWVDIIGWGDSVDTEKHFWPRP, from the coding sequence ATGGGCGGGCGTGCCTGGGGCCGCCGCATCGGCGCCTGGGGCGCACGAACACCGACGAGCATCGCAGGAGAACCGGTTATGAAGGCGTTGAGCTGGGTCAGGACGCGCCCGAAGACGCTGGCGTCGGCCGCTGCGGTGACGGTGGGCGTGGTGACGATCACGACGCTGGCGATGGCGTACGACGGCAATCCGACGACCGAGGTCGACCTGAATGACGGCGGCGTGTGGATCACGAAGGCGTCGGACCTGCTGGTGGGGCACTTCAACAACGAGTCGACGCTGCTCGACGGCGGGCTGCGCACGACAGGTCAGGACTTCGACATCCTGCAGGACGAGTCGACGATCATGGTCGTGAACCAGGACGATTCGACCCTGACGCCGGTCGATCCGGCCACCGTGTCGCTCGGCGATGCGACGAGCATTCCCGCTGGGGCCAAGGTCGCGCTGCGCGAGCAGACCACGGCGATCCTGGACCCGGCATCCGGCGACCTCTGGGTCGTGCCGCCGCAGAACCTGGGCGGATTCGAGTTCGCCGGAGCGGACCCGGTTGCCGAACTCGGCAAGAACGCGGATGTCGCGGTCGGCGACGACGGCACGGTCTACGCCGTCTCGCCCTCGAAATCCGCGATCTACACGATTCCGGTGACCCCGCAGGGCGATCCGGAGGAGCCGACATCGGCCGCTGTGGAGGGGCTGAAGACAGGCAGCAAGGCCTCGATCACGACCGTGGGGGAGACCCCGGTCGTGCTCGACCCCGCGCAGGGCGTGGTCATGACCCCCGATGGTCTTCGCACCGAGATCGGTGACGCCGACTCCGCCGTGCTGCAGCAGGTGTCCGGTGAGACGGACGCGGTGGTCGTGGCGACGGCGTCGGAGTTGGTGCGTGTGCCGTTGGACGGTGGTGAGGCGGACGTGACGTCGACGCGTTCGCACGGTGTGCCCGCCGCTCCGGTGCAGGTACTCGGCTGCACGTACGGGGCGTGGGGCGGATCGGGTGCTTTCGTGCGGGACTGTGCGGGCGATGGTGCCGATCTGGCGGAGCGGATTCCGGGGTTGAAGCCGTCTGGGACGTTGGAGTTCCGGGTGAATCGGGATGTCGTGGTGTTGAACGATGTTGTGGGTGGGATGGCGTGGATCGCCACGGAGAGTCTGCAGCAGGTGGACAACTGGAATGACATCACTCCGCCTGAGGGTGAGACAGAGGATGAGGAGGACACCACCGAGGAGACGGTGGAGACGTCTTTGCCGGAGCGCAGTGAGCAGAACACGAAGCCGGTGGCGGAGGACGACGAGTTCGGTGTGCGGCCGGGTGGGACGACGTTCCTGCCGGTGCTGGACAATGACACGGATGCCGATGGTGATGTGCTGGTGGCGTCGTTGTCGAGCAAGCAGCCCTCGATCGGTGAGGTGCAGCCGATCAACAACGGCAGTGCGCTGCAGATCGCGGTGCCGGAGGATGCATCCGGCTCTGCGTCGTTCGAGTATGAGATCGATGATGGGCGTAAGGGTACGGACACGGCGAAGGTGTCGGTGTCGGTGCACGACTGGAGTGTGAACGGGGCTCCGAAGCCGAAGCGGAAGAGTTCTCTGGCGGTGGAGGCCGGTGGCACGGTGTCGTACAACGTGCTGCCGGACTGGATCGACCCCGACGGCGACGACCTCTATCTCAAGGATGTCGTCGCGGCGAACGGCGATGAGGTCGACTTCACGACAGACGGCCAGATCACCTATCGGGCGGTGTCGAGCCCGCCGGGACGGCACGAGGTTCAGGTGGTCGTGGCGGACGGCTCCGGCGAACTCGCCACCGGCGCGATCCAGTTGGACGTGCGTCCCGTCGGGTCGACGCTGCCGAAGACCAACGCCGATCACGTCGTCACGACCGTGGGACAGCAGGTGACGGTGTCGCCGCTCGCCAACGACACCAGTTCCAGCAAGGAGCCGCTGCGCTTCGCCAGCGTCGACGATGTCGAGGGTGCCACGGTCACGCCCGACTACCCGAACAAGACCTTCACGTTCAAGACCGACAAGCCGGGCACCTACTACGTGCAGTACCTCGTCACGGCCGGCGTGCCCTCGGCCGCCGGCCTGGTGCGCATCGATGTGCAGGAGGGAAAGGATGAGGATCTCGCGCCGATCGCCGTGCGCGATGTCGCGCTGCTGCCGACCGGCGGCGAGGTCCTGGTCGGTGTGCTGAACAACGACACCGATCCTGCGGGCGGACTGCTGGTGGTGCAGTCGGTGTCGGTGGAGCCGGGCAGCGGTGTGTCGGTGTCGGTGCTGAATCACGAGACCCTGCGGATCGGCGACCAGGGCGGCCTGGAAGACCAGGTGCGAATCACCTACCGCATCTCGAACGGCAAGAAGACCGCCGAGGGCGACGTGATCGTGATCCCGATCCCGGCGCCGGACAAGCTGCTGCCGCCGGTTGCGAACGATGACACCGCCGTGGTGCGTGCCGGTGACGTGGTGACGATCCCGGTGCTGGACAACGACACGCATCCGAATGATCTGTCGATGCATGTCCAGCCGGAGCTTGTCGAGCCGTTCATCGACCCGGAGGACGGCGAGGCGTTCGTCTCGCAGGACAAGGTGCGCTTCCGCGCCGGTCCCGAGGCGAAGACCGTCTACGCGACCTACAACGTGGTGGATGAGAACGGCCAGGTGGATGCCGGGTACATCACGATCCAGATCCTCGCCGTGGACGCAGAGAAGAACGCCGCTCCCCGGCCGCGGGATGTGACCGCGCGCACGCTGAGCGGCACGACGACGAACATCGCGATCCCGTTGGACGGGATCGATCAGGACGGCGACTCCGTCGAGCTGCTGGGGCTGGATTCGAACCCCAAGAAGGGGCTCGTGACCGTCGAGCAGGACTACCTGGTCTACGAGGCGTTCGAGGACTCGACCGGCACGGACACCTTCACGTACAAGGTGCGTGACAACCTCGGCAAAGAGGGCATCGCGACCGTGCACGTCGGGATCGCGCCCGGCGAAGAAGTGAACCAGGCGCCCTATGCGGTGAAGGACGCCGTGGTCGTGCGGCCGGGTCGTGAGGTCGCGGTGCCGGTGCTGGCGAACGACTCCGACCCCGAGGGAGACCAGATCTCTCTCGTCAAGAAGGGCATCAAGCTGCCTGGGGATGTCCCGGGGCTGGATGGTCGAGTGTCGGGCGACCGCGTGCTCGTGCAGGCGCCGGACTCCGAGATCGAGACCTCGCTGCGGTACACGATCGTGGACGAGCGCGGGGCCGAGGCATCGGCGGTGCTGCAGATCACGGTCGACAAGGATGTGCCGCTGCTGTTCCCGATCGCCCGCGACGACCGCGTCAAGTCCGAGGATGTCAAGGACGGCACGACGGTCGACATCGATGTCCTGGCCAACGACGAGGATCCCGACGGCACGACGGACGCGCTGAAGCTGGTGGTGGAGAACGGCGGCACGGTCCTTCCCGATCGCAAGGTCCGGGTGAAGGTCGGCGACGAGCGCCAGCTGCTCCGCTACACGATCACGGATCAGGACGACCAGGAGTCGTCCGCGTTCATCTACGTCCCGGCGCTGGACGATCTGCGCCCGGTCGTGAAACCGGGCAAGGCCATCGAGGTCGTCAGCGGCGAGACGGTCGAGGTGCCGCTCGCCGACTACGTCACTGTGGCCGGTGGCGGCTCCGTAGTGATCACCGAGGCCGAGAAGGTCTCCGCTGCGCATGCGAACGGCGACAGCCTGGTCAAGGACGAGCGCACGCTCGTGTACACATCTGCTCAGGGTTACTTCGGCGCCGACGCGCTGAGCTTCGAGGTCACAGACGGCACCGGCCCGGACGACCCGAAGGGCCGCAAGGCGACGCTGTCGATCCCGATCACGGTGCTGCCACCCGCGAATCAGCAGCCGAGTTTCACCCGCGGCCAGGTGAACGTCGCGCCCGGCGAGAAGGCCGTGTCGCTGAATCTGGCCGAGCTGACCGACGATCCGGATCCGGAGGACAAGGGCAAGCACACGTTCACCTATGTGAACGGCGCGACCGACGGCATCTCCGCACGCGTGGACGGCGACCAGCTCTTCGTAGAAGCTTCATCGAACACGAAGAAGGGGACGGCGGCGACGCTGCGCCTGCGGATCTCGGATGGAGAGACCGAACCGGTCGAGGGCACGGTCGATGTGACGGTCACCGCCTCCACGCGGGAGCTCCCGACGGCGAACACGGACACCTTCCCGGAGTCGAACCAGGGCGAGACGATCACCGTCTCCCCGCTGGACAACGACGTGAACCCGTTCCAGGGCGAGGGCGATCTGCGCCTGATCTCCGCCGAGCGCCAGAGCGGCGACGGTGAGGTGACGGTGGCCGGCGACCAGGTCAAGATCACCCCGGGTGCGAAGTTCGTCGGCACGCTGACGGTGCGGTACCGGATCGGCGATGTCACCGAGGACCCCGATCGCGAGGTCGACGGCCTGATCGTGCTGACGGTGCAGGGCAAGCCGGATGCTCCGGGCAAGCCGACCGTGTCGAGTGTGCAGGATCGGACGGTGGTGCTGTCGTGGTCGCCGCCGGCGAACAACGGTGCGGAGATCACGGGTTACACCGTGCGTTCCGTGCAGGGTGCTTCGTATGAGAAGCAGTGCTCGTCGACGACGTGCACCCTGGACGGTCTGACGAACAACGTGAAATATCTGTTCCAGGTGACCGCGACGAACAGGGTCGGCGAGTCCGATCCCTCGCCGTCCTCGGCAGAGGCCCGACCGGACGCGCGTCCCGACACCCCCGCCGCGCCGACGCTCACCTACGGTGACAAGCAGCTGGAGATCAGCTGGAAGACCCCGTCGACCCCGGGCTCCCCGGTCGAGTACTACACGCTGGAGCTGTCCGGCGGCATCGGCGCGGGAACGAAGACGAACATCACCGGCAACTCGTACACCTGGACCGGTCTGGAGAACGGATCGTCGTACACCGCCCGCGTCCAGGCGCACAACCTGGCTCCGGACCCGTCGAGCTGGAGCGGAGCGTCGCTCCCGGAGATCCCGTCCGGTCCTCCTCTCGCGCCGGCGGCACCGACCACGTCGGAGCTCGCCGCCGTCGGCGACCGCGCACAGATGGAGGTGACCTGGAAGGCGCCGGACGACAACGGCGACTCGATCGACGGGTACCAGGTGCAGGTGATCCGCGGATCCAGCGTCGTGCAGACCATCGCGGTCGCCGCGGGCAAGACGTCGCAGGCCGTGGTCGTCGACACCTCGACGACGGCGTACACGTACAAGGTCCGTGCGCAGAACCGTTCCGACTGGGGCGACTGGAGCCCGGCATCCGCCGCGCGCCGCGCCGCCATCAAGCCCGGCACGCCCGGTACTCCGTCGGTGACCGCCGGAGACCAGAAGCTCACCGTCACCGCGTCGTCGTACACACTGGCCGAGTCGGACATGAACGGCGCCAGCAAGTCGGAGATGACGTACCAGTACAGCCTCAACGGCGGCGGCTGGAAGAGCGACTGGAACGGCACGACGATCTCGGGCGTGAAGAACAACACCGAGTACAAGGTGCGCATCCGTGCGGTCGCGAGTGTGAGCGGCAAGGACTACATCTCCGACGCATCCGGGTCATCCGCGGGACGGACGCCGTTCGGCAAGCCGCCGGCGCCGACCGTGTCCGCGAAGAACAACGGCCAGTCGATCACCTTCAGCTGGCATGACAACGGAACGAACGGCGCGGCGATCACGACGCAGATCAACGTCGACGGCAACGGCTGGAAGAACGCGAGCAACAACGGGTCGACGACGGTCGGCAACGGGTACTCGCAGAACCACAAGATCTCGGTGCGCACGCACAACAAGGCCGGCTACTCCGATCCCGCATCGAAGTCCGCCTCGACCAGCGCCCCGCCCTCGCCGCGGGTGTGGGTGACCGAGGGGCCGCTCGACCCGCAGGCGTGCGTGAACGGCTGCGCCGACTTCAAGGTCAACTGGGAGAACCTGAACATCGGGAGCAAGAAGGTCAAGTGCTACTCGAGTGCCTATCCGGGCGGTGTGAGCAGCTACACCTACGACGTGAACTTCAACGGCTCGGGCAGCAAGGTCATCTCCTGCCACCAGGGTCGCGACGGCGTGGACGTCTGGGTCGACATCATCGGCTGGGGCGACTCCGTGGACACCGAGAAGCACTTCTGGCCCAGACCCTAG
- a CDS encoding acyl-CoA dehydrogenase family protein: MVDAAVRTDAPVPQIDVDRLHELLMGTWADTRRESRELIKDSAFWRDDSLGKDEHRERVLTQLHLLVENNAVHRAFPKEFGGAENNGANIAGFEELVVADPSLQIKSGVQWGLFGSAVLQLGTEEHHRKWLPGIMDLSIPGAFAMTEIGHGSDVAAVGTTATYDPETEEFVIDTPFRAATKEFLGNAALHGIAATVFAQLITNGVNHGVHCFYVPLRGEDGVDLPGIGREDDGLKGGLNGIDNGRLSFDHVRIPRANLLNKYGDVAADGTYTSSIDSPGRRFFTMLGTLVQGRVSLDGASSWASALGLHIAITYATQRRQFDGADGQEVVLLDYGKHQRRLLPRLATTYAQIFAHDEFLQKFDGVFSGRTDTPTDREDLETLAAALKPLSTWHALDTLQEAREACGGAGFMFENRLVGLRQDLDIYVTFEGDNNILLQLVGKRLLTDYAKQFTGKDAAALAKYAVGQTAGKVFHGAGLRALGQAVADLGSTARSVELGLREEQQHELLTERVQQMVADIAGRLRPAGKDKVLGEKLFNENQAELIEAARAHGELLQWEAFTDAVHKVEDTETKKVLTWLRDLFGLHLIEKHLAWHLINGRLSTQRAAAVSSYIDRLCARLRPFALDLVNAFGYEPEHVRAPIASGIEQQRQDEARAHYAALAASGEAPISEKALRKAAKKA, translated from the coding sequence ATGGTCGACGCCGCCGTTCGCACCGACGCCCCCGTCCCGCAGATCGATGTCGATCGCCTTCACGAACTGCTCATGGGCACCTGGGCCGACACGCGCCGCGAGTCCCGTGAGCTGATCAAGGACTCGGCCTTCTGGCGAGACGACTCGCTCGGCAAGGACGAGCACCGCGAGCGCGTGCTCACGCAGCTGCACCTGCTGGTCGAGAACAACGCCGTGCACCGGGCCTTCCCGAAGGAGTTCGGTGGTGCCGAGAACAACGGCGCGAACATCGCCGGCTTCGAGGAGCTGGTGGTCGCCGACCCCAGCCTGCAGATCAAGTCGGGCGTGCAGTGGGGACTGTTCGGCTCGGCGGTGCTGCAGCTCGGCACCGAGGAGCACCACAGGAAGTGGCTGCCCGGCATCATGGATCTCTCCATTCCCGGCGCGTTCGCGATGACCGAGATCGGCCACGGATCGGATGTCGCCGCGGTCGGCACCACGGCGACCTACGACCCCGAGACCGAGGAGTTCGTCATCGACACGCCGTTCCGCGCGGCGACGAAGGAGTTCCTCGGCAACGCGGCGCTGCACGGCATCGCCGCGACCGTGTTCGCCCAGTTGATCACGAACGGCGTGAACCACGGTGTGCACTGCTTCTACGTGCCTCTGCGCGGCGAGGACGGCGTCGACCTGCCCGGCATCGGCCGTGAGGACGACGGTCTGAAGGGCGGACTCAACGGCATCGACAACGGGCGCCTCAGCTTCGACCACGTGCGCATCCCGCGCGCCAACCTGCTGAACAAGTACGGCGATGTCGCCGCCGACGGCACGTACACCAGCTCGATCGACAGCCCCGGACGCCGCTTCTTCACGATGCTCGGCACCCTGGTGCAGGGTCGTGTCTCGCTCGACGGCGCCTCGTCGTGGGCATCCGCTCTCGGCCTGCACATCGCGATCACCTATGCGACGCAGCGCCGCCAGTTCGACGGCGCCGACGGGCAGGAGGTCGTGCTGCTCGACTACGGCAAGCACCAGCGCCGCCTGCTGCCGCGCCTGGCGACCACCTACGCGCAGATCTTCGCGCACGACGAGTTCCTGCAGAAGTTCGACGGCGTGTTCTCAGGCCGCACCGACACCCCGACCGACCGTGAGGACCTCGAGACCCTCGCCGCTGCGCTCAAGCCGTTGTCGACCTGGCACGCGCTGGACACGCTGCAGGAGGCCCGCGAGGCCTGCGGCGGCGCCGGCTTCATGTTCGAGAACCGCCTGGTCGGCCTTCGGCAGGACCTCGACATCTACGTCACCTTCGAGGGCGACAACAACATCCTGCTGCAGCTGGTCGGCAAGCGTCTGCTGACCGACTACGCCAAGCAGTTCACGGGCAAGGATGCCGCGGCCCTGGCCAAGTACGCCGTCGGCCAGACCGCGGGCAAGGTGTTCCACGGCGCCGGCCTGCGCGCTCTCGGCCAGGCGGTCGCCGACCTCGGCTCCACCGCGCGCTCGGTCGAACTGGGCCTGCGCGAGGAGCAGCAGCACGAGCTGCTGACCGAGCGCGTGCAGCAGATGGTGGCCGACATCGCAGGGCGCCTCCGCCCGGCTGGAAAGGACAAGGTCCTCGGCGAGAAGCTGTTCAACGAGAACCAGGCCGAGCTCATCGAGGCGGCCCGTGCGCACGGCGAGTTGCTGCAGTGGGAGGCGTTCACCGACGCCGTGCACAAGGTCGAGGACACCGAGACCAAGAAGGTGCTCACCTGGCTGCGCGACCTGTTCGGACTGCACCTGATCGAGAAGCACCTCGCCTGGCACCTGATCAACGGTCGCCTGTCGACTCAGCGCGCCGCCGCCGTGTCGAGCTACATCGACCGGCTGTGCGCGCGCCTGCGGCCCTTCGCGCTCGACCTGGTGAACGCCTTCGGCTATGAGCCGGAGCACGTCCGTGCGCCCATCGCCAGCGGCATCGAGCAGCAGCGGCAGGACGAGGCCCGCGCGCACTACGCGGCGCTCGCCGCCTCGGGTGAGGCGCCGATCTCGGAGAAGGCGCTGCGCAAGGCCGCCAAGAAGGCCTGA
- a CDS encoding ECF transporter S component has translation MATRPALSTRTLLVCAAIGVATGILGGVAGLITPVVIIGLPIVYGLVLGVHVLPGIIAQEVLRLPLVALLTHVIAALISSAFNPAWAMRFIGTALLFGAIQEGVAALTRYRAWGAWRFFISAAIIGAIVAVVVWFVVDMSTFDVWARIVYLVIAVLGPVAWTAVGLAIGNSLRRAGVAAR, from the coding sequence ATGGCCACCCGACCCGCGCTGAGCACGCGCACCCTGCTCGTGTGCGCGGCGATCGGCGTCGCCACCGGCATCCTGGGCGGCGTTGCGGGACTGATCACGCCCGTCGTCATCATCGGGCTTCCGATCGTCTACGGGCTCGTGCTCGGCGTGCATGTGCTGCCCGGGATCATCGCGCAGGAGGTGCTGCGGCTGCCGCTGGTCGCGCTGCTGACGCACGTCATCGCCGCCCTGATCTCGAGTGCGTTCAATCCGGCATGGGCGATGCGCTTCATCGGCACCGCACTGCTGTTCGGAGCGATCCAGGAGGGCGTCGCCGCGCTCACGCGGTACCGCGCCTGGGGCGCCTGGCGGTTCTTCATCTCCGCCGCGATCATCGGGGCGATCGTCGCCGTCGTGGTGTGGTTCGTCGTCGACATGAGCACCTTCGACGTCTGGGCGCGGATCGTGTATCTGGTCATCGCCGTGCTCGGTCCTGTGGCCTGGACGGCCGTGGGACTCGCGATCGGGAACTCGCTGCGCAGGGCGGGCGTCGCCGCGCGCTGA